A genome region from Brienomyrus brachyistius isolate T26 chromosome 23, BBRACH_0.4, whole genome shotgun sequence includes the following:
- the LOC125718855 gene encoding uncharacterized protein LOC125718855 has protein sequence MGTPTRGEVPHSSTCQQLPQFSFSRKKAKAVRGKLRMKSPPGILLMLGAVVVMAGMIVAVAGYWPHRAHRTALLSQASAGTGLSGTQATKWGQGARGMLTVTSLVHHTRMRLLGPVIMGVGLFILICANTVLYENRDRETRLLLAQTRGPTRPISTTVPPRGQPCNYHWFTKLTVADLNVHHLGQQAKSQAGGGGSYMHYCVQTEAPPQRPSSPPTSTHPSKASINMLTVEFHLEPRLKLNESMGESAQDDGGMKLMAPTGGSYSLCRNILPVGGHIIQNLADEGLEDVGLQDVVDIQAVPLEALPREPGSVNADRDCSLAESTEERKHRSWPPLRLSTARRYWGLENKQESLDELLD, from the coding sequence ATGGGGACCCCAACCAGGGGGGAGGTGCCACACTCTTCCACTTGCCAACAGCTACCCCAGTTCAGCTTTTCCCGCAAGAAAGCGAAGGCAGTTCGGGGCAAACTGCGCATGAAATCCCCACCGGGGATCCTCCTAATGCTGGGGGCCGTTGTTGTCATGGCTGGCATGATTGTTGCTGTGGCCGGGTATTGGCCACACCGGGCCCATCGTACAGCCCTGCTCAGCCAGGCCAGTGCGGGTACAGGTCTGAGCGGTACCCAGGCTACTAAGTGGGGACAGGGAGCCAGAGGCATGCTGACTGTGACTAGCCTGGTGCACCACACCCGCATGAGGCTGCTGGGCCCTGTCATCATGGGAGTAGGGCTCTTCATTCTGATCTGCGCCAACACGGTGCTGTATGAGAACCGTGACCGTGAGACACGCCTACTTCTGGCCCAGACCCGCGGCCCTACCAGACCCATCTCTACCACAGTGCCACCCAGGGGCCAGCCCTGCAATTACCATTGGTTCACCAAGCTGACTGTTGCTGACCTTAACGTCCACCACTTAGGTCAGCAAGCCAAGTCTCAGGCAGGAGGTGGCGGCAGTTACATGCATTACTGCGTCCAGACTGAGGCACCCCCCCAGAGACCTTCATCGCCCCCCACCTCGACCCACCCCAGCAAGGCCTCCATCAACATGCTAACTGTAGAGTTCCACCTGGAGCCCAGACTGAAGCTCAACGAAAGCATGGGGGAATCGGCACAGGACGATGGCGGGATGAAGCTCATGGCTCCTACTGGAGGCTCCTATAGCTTGTGCAGAAACATTCTTCCAGTAGGGGGTCACATTATACAGAATCTGGCTGACGAAGGCCTGGAGGATGTAGGACTCCAGGATGTCGTGGACATTCAGGCAGTTCCACTGGAGGCACTCCCTAGGGAACCAGGGTCAGTCAATGCAGACCGTGACTGCAGTCTTGCGGAAAGCACAGAGGAACGGAAACATCGCAGCTGGCCTCCATTGAGGCTCAGCACGGCCAGGAGGTACTGGGGGCTGGAGAACAAGCAAGAATCTCTGGATGAGCTGCTGGACTAG
- the srsf4 gene encoding serine/arginine-rich splicing factor 4 translates to MRSSAGPCVLIACKGGLREARAGEMSRVYIGRLSYRAREKDVEKFFKGYGKILEVDLKNGYGFVEFDDPRDADDAVYDLNGKDLCGERVIVEHTKGPRRDGSYGSGRSYARGGRDRYGPPARTDYRLIVENLSSRCSWQDLKDYMRQAGEVTYADTNKGRRNEGVIEFKLYSDMKRALEKLDGTEVNGRKIRLIEDRPGSRRRRSYSRSRSQSRSHSRSRRSRKSRSHSESSSRSRSRSRMASRSRSHTPSKRKSNGAQRSRSRDKRLGRDEAHSRSRSRSPRNKRSKREVKKSRRDDSHSRSRSRSRSRKSRSRSVNKDRTRKSRSRSISGNKDRSRKSRSRSRSGNKDSSRKSLSRSLSRSGNKDRSKKSRSRSKTCDAKSDIDEGGAGPAKGDFRSPSLPQPKSRSPSPTKALSRSPSVSRSDSRSKSRSPSKSLSKSRSRSRS, encoded by the exons ATGCGCTCTTCGGCCGGACCGTGTGTTTTGATAGCGTGTAAAGGGGGGCTACGTGAAGCCAGGGCCGGGGAAATGTCAAGAGTTTACATCGGCAGATTGAGCTACCGTGCACGGGAAAAGGACGTGGAGAAATTCTTTAAGGGTTATGGGAAGATACTGGAAGTCGATCTCAAAAACGG GTATGGGTTTGTAGAGTTTGATGACCCCCGTGATGCTGATGATGCTGTTTATGACCTGAATGGCAAAGACCTGTGCGGTGAGCGAGTGATAGTGGAACACACCAAGGGTCCCCGGCGCGATGGGAGCTACGGTTCTGGGCGAA GCTACGCCCGTGGTGGGCGGGATCGATATGGACCTCCAGCACGTACTGACTACCGGCTGATTGTAGAGAACCTCTCCAGCCGTTGTAGCTGGCAGGACTTGAAG GACTACATGCGTCAGGCGGGTGAAGTGACCTATGCCGACACCAATAAAGGTCGCAGAAATGAGGGTGTGATCGAGTTTAAGCTGTACTCAGACATGAAGCGAGCTCTGGAGAAGTTGGATGGGACAGAGGTTAATGGCCGAAAGATCCGACTGATTGAGGACAGGCCAGGATCACGACGCAGGCGGTCCTATTCCCGCAGTCGCAGCCAGTCTCG ATCACATTCGAGGAGCAGGCGATCCCGTAAGAGCCGCAGTCACAGCGAGAGCAGCAGCCGCAGTCGCTCCCGCTCCAG GATGGCTTCCAGATCACGTAGCCATACGCCTAGTAAGAGGAAGAGCAATGGGGCCCAAAGAAGCCGCAGCCGTGACAAGCGCCTTGGCCGAGACGAGGCCCACAGTCGCTCCCGAAGCCGCAGCCCTCGCAACAAGAGGAGCAAGAGGGAAGTTAAGAAGAGCCGCAGGGATGATTCTCACTCCAGGTCTCGCTCCCGCTCCCGCTCTAGAAAGTCCCGATCTCGGTCAGTGAACAAGGATCGCACCAGGAAGTCCAGGTCCCGCTCTATATCAGGAAACAAGGATCGTTCCAGGAAGTCTCGCTCTAGGTCCCGTTCGGGAAATAAGGATAGCTCCAGGAAATCGCTGTCTCGTTCCCTGTCCAGGTCAGGCAACAAGGATCGTTCCAAGAAGTCTCGTTCTAGGTCTAAGACCTGTGATGCCAAAAGTGATATTGATGAGGGTGGTGCCGGTCCTGCCAAGGGTGACTTCCGCTCCCCATCCTTGCCCCAACCCAAGTCCAGATCACCTTCCCCCACCAAAGCCCTGTCTCGTTCCCCCTCAGTGTCCCGCTCAGATTCCCGTTCCAAGTCCCGTTCTCCCTCTAAATCCCTCTCTAAATCCCGTTCTCGTTCTCGCTCCTGA
- the xkr8.3 gene encoding XK-related protein 8.3, producing the protein MTVNILKGTMGRLKCNYSLLDLIFSVTGFCTFLIDVGTDFWVASEFFSHGDFIWFGVWIFFMISSSIVVQAFSWLWYKYDRKVDGFETKTAEENVLFGTERFLRLSSVLHIFQLGFLFRYISTVWQGVRLRCNGELSSDFVLYMDHDISMLRLIKTFCESTPQLTLMIYILLHNSHVGTFQYISPAVSMISIAWMVVSYHRAMRSFLPDKANQGWGSSVLYFLWNLLLIGQRICSVALFASVLPYCLLYHFLLLWPSLILWAHLQKTAFMDSTFGEWLYRTIVGLVWYFSWFNVVEGNTKGRAVIYHAFMVTDGAILLTTWWCYRDSEKTQHYAIWLVSILVLVHILGILVKILYYRCFHPTLSLPPAGTDREDMLDGKTLWQNQRMERQSNYFYATEQSLPLTRNVNRAASL; encoded by the exons ATGACTGTCAATATATTAAAGGGCACGATGGGAAGATTGAAGTGTAACTATTCACTGTTAGATTTGATATTTTCGGTCACTGGATTCTGCACTTTTTTGATCGACGTGGGAACCGATTTTTGGGTCGCCAGTGAGTTCTTTTCGCACGGAGATTTCATTTGGTTTGGGGTGTGGATCTTTTTTATGATTTCCTCGTCTATCGTGGTCCAAGCGTTTAGCTGGCTGTGGTATAAATACGACCGAAAAGTGGATGGTTTCGAAACAAAAACAGCGGAAGAAAATGTGCTTTTTGGCACTGAAAGATTCCTACGACTTTCTAGTGTTCTACACATCTTTCAACTCGGATTTCTCTTCAG GTACATCTCTACAGTCTGGCAGGGTGTTCGTCTGCGGTGTAATGGGGAGCTGAGTTCCGACTTTGTGCTCTATATGGACCATGATATCAGCATGCTGCGACTCATTAAGACGTTCTGTGAAAGCACCCCTCAGCTCACACTAATGATTTACATCCTGCTGCACAACAGTCATGTTGGGACCTTCCAGT ATATCAGTCCTGCAGTCTCCATGATTTCCATTGCCTGGATGGTGGTAAGTTACCATCGTGCCATGCGATCATTTCTGCCTGACAAAGCCAATCAAGGATGGGGTTCCTCTGTTCTCTACTTCCTTTGGAATCTGTTGCTGATTGGTCAGCGTATATGCAGCGTGGCCCTGTTTGCCAGCGTGTTGCCCTACTGCCTCCTGTATCACTTCTTGTTGCTATGGCCATCATTGATCCTCTGGGCCCATCTGCAAAAGACGGCTTTTATGGACAGCACTTTTGGAGAGTGGCTGTACAGGACCATTGTGGGCTTGGTCTGGTACTTCAGCTGGTTCAATGTAGTTGAAGGGAATACAAAGGGCAGGGCTGTTATCTACCATGCCTTTATGGTCACCGATGGTGCCATCTTGTTAACCACATGGTGGTGCTACAGGGATTCAGAGAAGACGCAGCACTACGCGATATGGTTAGTCTCCATACTGGTTCTTGTTCACATATTGGGCATCTTGGTGAAGATTCTGTACTACCGCTGCTTCCATCCCACACTCTCattgccccctgctggtacGGATAGGGAAGACATGTTGGATGGCAAGACCTTGTGGCAGAACCAAAGAATGGAACGCCAGTCTAATTATTTTTATGCTACTGAACAATCATTACCGCTGACCAGGAATGTTAACAGAGCTGCCAGTCTTTGA